The segment CTTACCCCAGGAGTCTTTGGCACTACACACAAGTGTCTAAGTCCGAGTTCCCTAAAAGCAACCGCAGCTTTTGCCAAAGACATTGTTTCCACGACAGTATACGGTGACGTATTGGTAATCGGATGAAGGTCAACATACATCTCCATCTCTTCCGGTGTAACATCCAAATCTTCCATCTTAGGCCCTTTTCCTAACCCCGCTTTTGCAAAATCAAACGCATGGTATCTTTGTAACGCTTCGGTTCCGGTCAAACGTCTTTGTTTCGTGAACATCTTTCCTTTAAGCAAAACAATCAAATGAGACCTCAAAACAACCCCACACAACTCCGGAGCTTCCATGAAAGGCGGCTCATCAATCACCGGAAAACCATTATGTGACGTCATCCTTAGCGAATGTACAATATTACTAACTTTTTCAACTCCGGAAAACGTTATCAAAGGTCCGGAAACAACATCACCCGCAACCAAATGTCGCATATATGGTTCCGCATGCGCTTCAAGAAACGGTAGCCCTTTCATTCTTACGATTTGGTCGTAAACGCCTTTATTGAAATTATCCGCAACGGATTTTGAAATGAGAAGAACGAGCATCATTAACGGTAGCATTAAGAGATTGTTCGTGAGTTCGAGCAGTATAACGCATAGGGATACGGTCATTCGCATTGTGCCGCCGAGGAACGAGGCGGCACCGAGGAGGGCGAAGAGGCCGACGTCGAGATTTGAGATGGAAACGAGTAGGGTTCCGACGAGGCGGCCGTAGGATGATCCTGCGAGGATGACCGGAATGAAGAGACCGGAGGGAATCGCGATTCCGTAGGTTATGATTCCGAGGATGTACATGGCGAGGAAGAATATTGCGAGGGTAGAGATACGGAATTCGTTTGCGTTGGTGGAACCGAATAGACTGCGGATGGCGTCATCGTTTGTGTTGAGCAGAAGGGAAGCGAGATCGTTGTAGTGACCGGGTTGACATTGAAAGAATTTGTAGCTACCGGAGCGACCGACTGTAGGGCATTCAACACTTAACCCAACCGGGCATGGGACACAGTTTGTGAACCATGGAAGCCCATAAGCACAACAAGAGGTTAAAAGTGAAATCAAACCCACCAAAAACACCCTAATCATAGGACCTTTCCtgcaaaaatcaacaaaaaaaaaaaaaagttgttttcAAAATTATAGACAATGagattatttttcattttaaaaaagtaaGAAAGACACACCCATTGATGTAGCTGTAAGTACGCACGACCTTGTCaacaaaataattatataaacttCCCAAGATTCCTCCGATAACTCCAATTAGTATAACAGCTACAAGATCCACCATGTTGTAATCCGGTATTGTACCATTGATATCAAACATGATGAGACCACCTTCCCCAAACAGTCCACACTTTCCACTTCTACAAAATCCAATAAGAGATCTCAACACCACAGCCACTACAGCGGTTGTAAAAAATGTTCTCCACAAAAGAGCACTCCGCCACCtacaatatattaaatattaatcatATGTGTAACAAATTATACAGCCAAACCACATAACTCAATCTCGTCCGTTGGATCAATTTCATTCAAGGCTTAGATCAAGTTATGTGGTTTACTTTTTTAGATGGTAATTTTTTTGTTCGTACCATGAGGCTGCTTCTTCAAGGGCAAAGAGGACCCCACCAACAGGGGCCCGGAAAGCGGCTGCTACACCTGCGGCTGAGCCACAGGTGATTAAATCCCTGCGGTCACGATCATTTTTAAAGTATCTAAGCCATTTCCACGTGAGATGATATTTGCGAGAGCCTCCTTGTCCAAGTAAGTTTGCTATGCAAGCACCTGTGTGTACCATAGGTCCTTCTTTCCCCACAACAAATCCAGCGGCAACACCAAGTATGGATCCAAATATCTATTCCAAAAAAAGGGGGCGTAATTTGTAAATTTTCTATTAGGTAGggattatttttataattttttaaacacATGGACTATTTCTGTAAAAGAAAAAATCTACACATGGACCTTTTTTGTAAGTTACAAGGATAgcttttgtaatttattttctacATAGGGACCAAACCTGCCAAAATCCAAAAGTGTCAAACACATGgacaatttttgtaatttttttttctacacATGGACCAAACCTGCCAACATACAAAATTGTTGTGGCCAACGTCTAATATAAGAATGTTTTGTGGCCTAAGTATGAAATTATTTTGTGgctaaaatatgaaataaaaaACTTTTGTAGCTAAAGTCTAAAACCACAAAAGTATACTATTCATAAGGTCATTTGCTTTTAATATAtagtataatataataatatatgtaACAAATCCAAATTGGTAAAGAAATGCAAGTACGATGATATTATAGGTAAAAACAAAGTACATTGCCCATATCAGTAGCGAGGGTAAATTGGTAAAGTATGTTATTATTTCAAGTAAATTGCTCTAAAATTTTGAATTACACACCTTTACGAAGAGTGTACTTGGAGCCAAAATAGAATGAGAATCTATTCCATTAAGATAAGCTTTAACTTCAGGTATACCAGACCCTGCTGCTGCAGGGGCAATATAAGCACATAGAAGTCCAGCAAGAAGAGCAAGAAATAGATTAATTCCAGCAAATACAGCAAATGCCTCATAATATCTGCACTTAGAACAAAGATTCATTCGTTAATGGTTGCTCTTCGGAGGGTATAAATGTCTTTTCACACGAAGCAGAAAATGGTGGTTATTACCTATGTTGGAGCATAAACTTGCTAGTGAGAAGAAACTTGAAACCAGCAATGTTTTCTACTCCAAGGTTATTGAAAAAGGCAACAAGCCCTGTAAGCACTCCTATAAGAAGAGCAAGTGTCCATTTTAGAACAACATACTGAAATATCTCCACCTTCTTCCTTGACCTCCAATCCTGCTTAAAAAGATCGTTTTCAAGAATCCTGCAAAATCAATCAaccaaaatgaattaaagaagAAAAATTCTATATTGAATGTTTACATAGAAACAAAATTAGCATGAATAGACATCACAAATTCAATGCCCAAAAAATAATCAATCAACAAAAAGCTCCTATAGTAGTTCATTCATAGAATCATAGTAAAGGAGCATGATTGATAGATAGATATGCATTAATAGAAATCAAATAGTCATTGAAATTGACAAAATTTAGCTAAGAATGTGGGAGTTTAACTGTTCATTAACAGTGAAGTACCAGGTATGGAGAGATCTGTCTCAATTGAAAGATACAGTGAGAatataagattaaaaaaaaatcgtTGAGCGACTCGATCAATTCATCAAAATTTCAGTAAACGTACAGAATGAAAAAAAAACGTATAGTCATTCATTTTCCTCTGAAATTAAAGGAAACAGAATATAGAACACTGAAATACGAGATCGAAGATTGAATGAATAGGGATATAAAAATCATTACTCGTAATCTAGAGATTCGATTGGACAAATGTTTGAACCAACAATGGCAATCTGCGATGACGTATTCACCCTGTTCTTCGAAAGAAGCGGTTGTCTGTTCATCCCTCTTTCATCAGAAGCCGATCCGTTTCTCGACATCTTTCCACCTCCTTCGTATTCTATATCAACATTATGAtccatctctttctctctctaaatataTAATATAGCGAATTGGCGTAAGTTATACGAAATTTTCGATCTTACATCCTCTGATAATCAACAAGTTGTAGCCAAACTAGTTGGAAATGAACAGATTGATCTcatgaaatttgaaatgaaataGAATCGTGTTTGGGAGTTCTTCAGTGATACATTTTCTGTTACACACTCAATCTCTTTGACACTTTGATCTTTTAGAAAGTTGATCTTCCATATGTATCTTCCAGAAAAAGCTGACATTTGAATAGTATCTTGAGTAGGAACcacatatatataaaagaaatatatAATATTGGAGAAAAAGTAGGGCGAATGTAAAGTGGAACGAGAGGAATAGGGAAAACAAGGAAGTGgtttttgatgtgtttatggaattttatttttattaatatggTAATGATTTGTTCTAATAagattgatttttttaaataaagttaaacagtgataattatctggtattaaattttaatattttatacagCTAGTGTTTGTTACAAAGTTTTTGGGAATTAtctagaaacttttatcttttatgcatatatttgaaaaaaaattaaattaaagagAACAACCTTAAATTTTTtacttttaaaccaaaaactcAATAATTAAAAAACTATGTCAAAGTTTTTTAACTTTTAGATTACGTTTTATGTAATTTAATAAATTTTAGAAGcttgtaattattattattatcctttctaataaataaattttttttgccacatgtcacactctcattcatttGACAACATgctattttgtggttattttaaattaatttttttccacatgacatttaatggttttttttttcattttattaattttcaCATAATCTAATAAATGCAATAAATATcataataaatacatatcaatttcattaattgacttgcttctaatttcaaaatttttaattaaagtttcattagtttCTTTATCTAAATtgtttgtttaattaaaaaaaaaacaaacaaaataattttaataattaatatttttcaatttttttttataaatttaaacgtctcaaatatttagaatttcatatttttttctttaaaatgaacTCATATACTCATAAGTTTTACACCTAGTTATgctataaaatataatattctaCACATAAAAACGCTTCAACTTTCGATTACTACCTGTCAATTTGCAACTAGCAGCTATATTCTCCAAACATAGTATTATATTATAACTATATACATATTTACGCCTGCTTTAATAaaataactagtttataacccgtggaaactatgattataaaattaattgatttttttaataaaatattataattattaataagttattttaaataagtcattttaaataaataattaattaagatatatattaaagttttaaaattattataacttcaaatttaacatataattagaaaatataaatttgaattttaaaatgaattccttaatatatatttatatgatacataacataatattaaaaagttatattaaaattaCATTTGGCAAAATAAGAttaacattatttatttattaaaataaggaTATTTGGATAAAGTTAATATTGCTCATGTTCAATTGGACTATAAGCAAATAAttgttttataaaatgaaaattcttcgattttttatttaatttatttattagtatatgaTGTGATAAACATTGTACTTTCTAACTTTAGTGATAAGAAAAGGCATAACTACTTAACTTAGATGCTAGGCCatttgtaattttatatattaaaataaatggaaCAACGTTAATAATGTTAATAGTGTGTACACAGTACACTTTATTAAGTAACAGCTAACATAGTCATATGACGGACACGTAGATGCTTTGTGATATTAATATTTGTGAAAAGAGATATTTTGGAGGAGGAGCAAGTTTCACGTTGGGTGGCACGGATGTGATGCGGCAGTCGTTATCCAATTGGTCAATGTAGTCTCGTGATGTACAACAAAAGCACCGTCCCTACCGATATCTAAGATTTTATATTTGTATTTATTAGGCTGCACAGTgtcatatataattataatatgtGATTTTTTTCCTACACTATGttatagagtttgtacatgaatTTAAActataatattgttattttttatttcatattcattgacttacagtctcCCAAAATCGGGATATCAAAGCTGTGAATTTTCTGTTTTTcaactttatttttatattttgtgaaattttaaaaatgaatatctaattcgtttgaagtcggattatcCTGAAGTTTTTTGCACATATAGTTTAGAGTTTATACATTATTtcagactataattttgtcatattttgttttatattcattgacttacagccCCCCAAATTCAGGATATTAATGTTGTGAATATTCTGTTTTTCagctttatttttatattttgtgaaaCTTTAAAAATGCATATCTAATTCTTTTGAAGTCGGATTATCATGATGTTTTTTGCaacgtgtagtttagagtttatacacgattttagactataattttgtcattttttgcCTAATATTTAATAACTTACAGTCCCCCGAAATTGGGAtatcaaagttgaaaattttcaaagttcaaccatTAACTAGTTACCAAAACATTCCGGATTTCCTGAGTTTTCcgattctagacccactttacctggTTCCACCCGACCCACTTTAATgttttcgggttttccggttctaggcCAACTTTACCCGATACCTTACCCGGAACCGATTCCTATATATCGGTCCGATTTCCGATCCTACAAAATCCCATTAACCTGTTCCCGGGTtttccgggtttggacccactctcATCCCTAGTTAGAGTTGGAGAGTTAGCATAGAAATAGGAAGTAGGTCTAGGTCAATGCACCGTCGACAACATCTAAGAAGTTCAAAGTTGTTGATATTCGATTAGGAGGATATAGGAGCCACAGTCATTGTGGAAAAGCGTGGGAAGATACACGAGAGTAAATGTCGTTTATCTAGGTGCTTCAAGTGTAGGCATGAGGATCATTACAAACGAGATTGTAAGAAATAGTTGAAGGTGTGTTATCATTGCAACTAATGTGGTCACATCAAGGTTGATTGTCCCAAACTAGCGAGATGGGGGGGGGGGTGTTGGCTCTAACACTTTTCTAGGTTTAGACCCACTCTCATCCCTAGTTGGAGTTGGAGAGCTAGCATAGGAATAGGAAGTAGGTCTAGGTTAATGCACTGTCGACAACATCTAAGAAGTTCAAAGTTGTTGATATTCGATTAGGAGGATATAGGAGCCACAGTCACTGTGGAAaagtgtgggaagatgcacgagagTGAATGTCGTGTATCTAGGTGCTTCAAGTGTAGGCAGGAGGATCATTACAAATGAGATTGTAAGCAAAAGTTGAAGGTGTGTTATCATTGCAACTAATGTGGTCACATCAAGGTTGATTGTCCCAGACTAGCGAGATGGGGGGTGTTGGCTCCAACACTTAGGGATaagcaaaaaccgaaccgaaaactGAGAAACcgcaaaataaccaaaaaaaccAAGATTAAACATAAAACTGATGGCGcagtttcaaattttcaaaaaagtGCAATTTTTGGTTTGGCATGGTTTTATACAGTATAATCGCACCACAAAACCCGAAATAACtgcattattatttattttatatattgaacttatatgttatttatttattttataaaaatattgtcaAAAAAGTCCCTTTTTCACTTAAAAGTGTTTATTTCAAATTTCTAAAGTTTTTTAAATCCCaacaaatatatttcaaaatgaAGTTGACTTGAAAAGATGTAAAAATGTAAACGTGTTAAattgtcacaccctccccgaccgatggcggAAAATGCCAAGTGGTGACGATATAAAGATTTCCAAAATCACAGAGCGCCAATCCTAATTACTTATCTAAACGAAAATCAACAAGTCTTCATGCTGACAATCCTTCCTTGACTTGATctttactccatcctaggaacacatgcaatttttgaaaatgtcaacataatgttggtgagtgcacatgttttataGTTTTCGGCTTTTATTGGGTTGTATTATTTTAAGAATCCTTTTTATTTCAGAAAAACCTTTTCTAAAGTATTTtatcaaccctaacttactatcttttaggaTGTTTAACAATCCTATTTTATTATCTTCTAGGATATATAACGATAGTATCTTAATATCttattaggatatatttattaatcgTAATTTACTATCTTTGTAGGATATCTAAAGATCCTAACGTATTTTATCTGCCATTCTAAGTCGTCCATAATGGTAGTCTGAACTCTAAGATGAtcttgtaacactccaaaaatcatagaaattttaaaaatttaaaatcagCCATTAACCAATCATTGTTTACACAAAgtgtcattgtttcaaaagtattattCAAAATCAGATTTTTCCCAAGATCCCATAACACAAACCAAAATagatgtgcacgatcacgccttcgctttcctgcgatcatctgaagtacctaaaacaataaactgaaatgtAAGTCAAAGCTTAATGAGTGTCCCCCAACGTACCAACACACAACATATATTGGGTCCAAAACTAACAAACTGGATTACCCCTAAGCCCATTGTATAAGTCTGGTTTGCCCTTCAGGACTATAACTCATATCTGGCTTGCTCCCGAGCCAACACCATAAGTCTGGTTTGCCCTTCATgcccacaacttatgtttggCTTGCAATCAGGTTTGTTGGCTATCGTACAAAGTAGTactacctcaacccaaccatactatatcgacatataacatatatccaGCAAACATTTACACATATAACCAGTCGCAGACAATCAGGTAGATATATAGATCACTATTGCATACTGCATCCTATATACCAGAATACATaactaatgggccgacattggtgcctttgacccgcaagAACAGTGAGAAAAACTCACTTCTCAGTCTGTAAGATGTCTGACAGATCACAACTCCAAATAACAACTCAACTGGTCACCTAAACACCAAATAATGATAGTTTACCTAAAATACCctcaggtcaaacttggtcaaaattaaaagtcaacAACCAGTcgagtcaacccagccgagtatgttgggcgtactcctctgtaTGCGGGGTGTACTTGCTAGTTAACCAGGAAGTAGGATTTTGACCGCGTGTGTGCATCGTACCAATTGGTATGCCTAGCGTACGCATCTGAACCCTTCTTAACgcaataagtgcttaatactccatCATGTACGTCCAAAATGCAGATCCAAGTCCCAAATATCATtcttgaccataaagtttccaactttatggtcttgcattgCCAATAAGTGCTAAATGCTAGAAACCCCAatctcttaacccattaagaccatcaAGCACATGCATGGGGAAGAGTTAATAGCCAAGACCCTATTTTTATGCAtctaaactacacaaaacatatGAAAGGACATATTAAATGGGATGGAGCATGACATACTAAAAAAGGTCAAGACTTGGGACCAATATGATCATGAATCAAGAACTTAGCAAGATCTAAGAAATTACAAGCAAAAtataaagctttatacctcttggaGGTTGCTAGATAAGTAAAGATCCCAGATCCAAAGCTCCTTCAAGTTTCCAAGGTTGTTATACTTCCTTCTTTCTCATTCAAGACCACCAAAAACACATACAAGGGTAAGAATGCTCAAAAAAGTGGCTAGGTTTTTCTAAGTGATGGGATTTAGAGGTTACAAGTTCAATGCACTAAGCGGAAAATTATTCAAACAATTCAAATAAATTAGGGCACGTGCAACCTAGTTTGATCTATGTCTTTCAAgtatagcaacatactatgaatgGCTAATCTACAAAACTTTTTTATGAACAAACTAATTCATAAGATAAGAAAACTAACCTTAAAGATTGGtattgtaaacaatcttgaatccttACTT is part of the Lactuca sativa cultivar Salinas chromosome 7, Lsat_Salinas_v11, whole genome shotgun sequence genome and harbors:
- the LOC111878389 gene encoding chloride channel protein CLC-c, which codes for MDHNVDIEYEGGGKMSRNGSASDERGMNRQPLLSKNRVNTSSQIAIVGSNICPIESLDYEILENDLFKQDWRSRKKVEIFQYVVLKWTLALLIGVLTGLVAFFNNLGVENIAGFKFLLTSKFMLQHRYYEAFAVFAGINLFLALLAGLLCAYIAPAAAGSGIPEVKAYLNGIDSHSILAPSTLFVKIFGSILGVAAGFVVGKEGPMVHTGACIANLLGQGGSRKYHLTWKWLRYFKNDRDRRDLITCGSAAGVAAAFRAPVGGVLFALEEAASWWRSALLWRTFFTTAVVAVVLRSLIGFCRSGKCGLFGEGGLIMFDINGTIPDYNMVDLVAVILIGVIGGILGSLYNYFVDKVVRTYSYINGKGPMIRVFLVGLISLLTSCCAYGLPWFTNCVPCPVGLSVECPTVGRSGSYKFFQCQPGHYNDLASLLLNTNDDAIRSLFGSTNANEFRISTLAIFFLAMYILGIITYGIAIPSGLFIPVILAGSSYGRLVGTLLVSISNLDVGLFALLGAASFLGGTMRMTVSLCVILLELTNNLLMLPLMMLVLLISKSVADNFNKGVYDQIVRMKGLPFLEAHAEPYMRHLVAGDVVSGPLITFSGVEKVSNIVHSLRMTSHNGFPVIDEPPFMEAPELCGVVLRSHLIVLLKGKMFTKQRRLTGTEALQRYHAFDFAKAGLGKGPKMEDLDVTPEEMEMYVDLHPITNTSPYTVVETMSLAKAAVAFRELGLRHLCVVPKTPGRPPVVGILTRHDFMPQHILGLYPGIDKRH